The genomic interval CTTCAAGTTGTGGGAAGGAGAGAGCAACAGATGACACAATCCCCGAAAGGGCTGGGGTCAGCTGAGGGTGGACATTCCCTTAACCAGTGCACAGCCGCGCCCTGACACTTAGCCCAGACGGCCTTCGAACTCCCACTGTGCAAGTCCCCTGacctctcccaggagcctcaggtCAGGTTACGCCCTGTCCGAGAATCTGAAATTGCTTCCCAATGTCCTCAGGCGTTCAAGGCCACCCAGGATCTCCCCCCAGCTTCTCTATCCCAGCCCCTATTTACTACTGTGacccctcaccccatccctgaTCCCTCTCGCCTCTGGCATCACTGCAGCACGCTCATTCTTGCCCTCAGCTCATGCTGCCTCCCTGCTGGGCAGACTGTCCTCCACCCCAGCTTCCTCAGTCGCTTCAGACCTTTGCTAATGAGGTCCAGCTTGGTCTCCTGCTCCCCGGGCCCTTCGAGCTTGAGTTGCTGGTAATAGCGGTAGAATTCCTATCAAGTGAGGGAGACCAGGAAGGTGGATTCAGAAGCGGAATCTCCAGAATCTCCACCTCCCCCAGGTTTCACACCCATAACACCCTTGATCTGGAGTCCTGGACCCGCCCTAGACCCCAAACCCAGTGTTCTCCAAGAGCTCACCAGCCTCGGCAGGCCCAGATAACAGGCGATCGTCAGAATGATAACCCCACAGGCTGTGATAAAATAGCCAAAGGCACTTTCCGACAGCTCCGAGCCACCTGGGGTGGAGGGTGCCAGCGATCAGAGACaggccccctcccttctccccacaacAGCCAGGGCGACAGGCAGACAGATGGCAAGACTTACTGGCGATGGCGCAGATCATGGCCACAGAGGCAAAGAAGCCTGCCAGGCCCTGACCACTCATGATGGGGGCTGTGTAGCTGGCGGGCAGGAGGCCGGCCAGGCCAAACAGGCTGCCCTGCAGGATGGCACCGAACGCTGGGGAACAGGGTGGGCAtcagcaggggagggaggagccgGGTGGGTGGCCGGGGCCCCTGCAATTCCTGCTTTACTCCCAGTAAGTCTTGACGCTGAGCGgcccttctctccccactcccagggcCTCCTCTCCCACACCTGGTCCATGCCCGCTCAGGCTTCTGAATCCTGACCacccagagggaggaagagatgtCTCTCTGGCCAACTGTGGGTGTGAAAGAAAGGGCAGGTATGTGGGAAGATCTCTGCCCCAGGTCCCCACCCAGCCCGGCTTACAATTAATGAGCATGATCTTCATCATGGTGACGACAAAGAAGGGCAGAGCATCCATGGGCACCTTCACCAGGATGGCAGTGATCAGGAACACCAACAGGATGGCCACCAGGCTGCCCAGGATCCGCACAGCCTGGGGGATCCTGCCAGAGAGGCCACGACGGCAGAGACGGGTGGTAAAGCCAGGGGCTCAGCCCAGGGAGGGCACGAGGCAGCGAGCGGTCAGGGTGGGGGCCCGGGCACTCACCTCTGATGCAGGAAGGAGTTGAGGCAGGTGAACAGCAGTAGGGGCAGCATGGCACATAAGGTCATGACGTTGTTGAAGATGGCGCTGAGATAGCTGCGCTCTGGCAAGGGTGCTGAGGGGCCGGCCGAAGCCTGGACGTCCTCGCTCGGTTCAGCAGGGACCAAGGACGCGTTCTGGGACATGTCCAGGCGGTTTGTGAAATACTGTGAGGGTTGCATAGAGGAGTGTTAGAACCTCTCTCCCCGTGCCCACAGCACAGATCCAGGCCCTACGTGCCCAGTGGACATGCCCCTGGGAGCCCATCCCCCACATCTCACCGCAGTGGCTGTCATGAAAAAATTCCAGGGCAGCAGCGTCCCCAGACCCAGCATGAAGAAGATAAGCCAGACGGCTTTGTACctggggatgggagaggaaaGTGAGGCCAGGTGACTCAccatcccaccctccttcccaaaTCAAACCTggggcagccccctccccttccatcTCTCCAGCTGTCCCAGGGCACAGGGCATGCGTCCTcctatttgtgtatgtatgtggagCGAGAGGTGgcctgggatgggggagagggcaCAGATGAGTCCCGAGAGGGAAGGGGACCAGGGACATAGGACCGAAGGGCATGGCCCAAAGGACCATTCTCAGCCCCAAAGACTCAGGGGACGCTGCAGGCTTGGGAACCAGTGTGACCCACACATCCGGAGGTGGTTTTGGAAATCCTGCTAAAGGctaggggtgggagggtgagtgAGAAAGCAAACACAATTCTTCCACCCCCGCCAGGCAGGCTGGAAGTGATTACACTGTCAGGGCAGGGCTGCGTGGCTCTCCAAAGAGGATTCTGAGGTCAGGAAACTCCCAGACCATTCTGGATCTaggagggcaggcaggcagggagcctTGGGACATCTGGGAAGTGAGGGAGCTGTTTTTTCCTGGCCTAGACAGGACCAGCTTTGTAGTTTGCACCACGTAGGAGAGGCCAGGAGGGACCAGGCCACTGGACATCATCTGGGCCCCCGAGGGTAAATAAGCACCACCCAGCCTAGGCCAGGTCACTgccccaagccccacccctcaGGGCCTGTTTGCGACGGGGACAGCTTTCCCCAGACGGCCCTGGGCGCTCCCACTGTGGTCTCCACCTGTGTCTGCCATACTTTCCCCAGAGCCCACACCCGCTTTCTTCACAGAGCTGGCAGGGACAAGCCCAAGGCAACGAGCAGACGGGTCTAGCCAGAGCGCAGGGCCTGGCCGCACCAGCTGGAGGCCTGGGTAGGCACTCCAAGTGGGCAGGTCTGAGCCCTGACAAGTTCAGCCCCCCCAACTCCCTCATATATTCCCCACCTTGAGGAAGAGAGGTGAGGCCTTGATCGAGAGGCCCAAAGGAAGGGAGCATTCCCAGCCAAGGTCCCAGAGGACAGAGGGCCAGAGTGGGGCTGGGTGAGTGCCACAAGGCCagtggagaaggggaaggggttCAGAGAGCTGCCACCAGATGGGGGTGCTGGGATAGGGCGGCAGGCAGCCTGGGAACAAAAGACACTGCGGAGGGAATCAACCAAACAGCTTGGGGCCTGTACTTACTATGTGTCCTTAAATTCCCTCCCACCCAAGTAAACCTCACGTCTCTTTTACAGGTGGGAGATGGTTTCAGAGACATAAAGCTAagtgcccaaggtcccacagctagaAGTGGCCTAGTTCCATGGCCTTTGGCACAGGGGGACAGGATGGGCAGGGGAGCGGTGATAGGATTGGGGGGCCCGGGTGGAAGGCTGTTTTGGACCCCAGGCACGGCTTCATCAACTTTTTGGGGGCCTAGACTCCTGGGAGAACTTGCATCCAGCTACAACCTcttcccccaaaacacacatGCGTGATCATGGATGCAGGTCTAACCGGAGGGAACTCCTCGGCTCCGGAGGTGGGGAAGTGAAAGGGAGGTCAGAGTGAGGATCAGGGTGAGGCAGAGGCCAGCTCAGAAACGAGGGGTGCTGCCAGATGTCTCCCCACGGTGCTGGCAGGAGCTGGAAGCTGCTGAGCACTGGAAACTCTGACAGGCCAGGGAGGGGCTGCTGCCCCCATCAGCACCCATCAGCACCCAGCCACAGCACGAAGGGCCCCCACCCCTGATGCAGACCCGACTCATAGCTACCTCATAGCCGGAAGGCCCGCCAGTGGTGGCAACCCCAAATTCCAAGGCATATGGCATCCAGCCTCCTGGAGACCCCTTTCCACTCCCCTGGATTCACAGCCCAGGTCCCCCAGTACCTGTCCTGAGGCTGGTGACTGGTTGTCATGGTGACGGTGTTCTTGGTTATGCCTGGCTGATAGCCTCCTCCCTCGGTGCTTGCTGGGGGCAGAAGCAGTATGAGGTCCTGTCTCGGCCCTGCTTCCCCACAGGCCTCTTCAGACTCTTGGTtggggggtgaggagggcaggGCAGACAGAACGGGCAGGCTGAAGAGTCCGGAAAGCCCCACTCCCGGCCCTGCCTCTCAGGACTGCTCCCTCTGACCCCTTGGGCCTGGCCCGCTGGGCCCCCCTGCCTGCTCAGGCTCTACCTGGCTCCCGGCCTGGCCTGGCCGCTGCCACCGCTATTTTTATCCAGCAGTTGAAGCAGTTTGTAAGCAGGGAAACAGGAGGGTGGAgcgcaggagggaaggaggaggaggtatggttgagagggagagaagaacagCTAAACGCAGGGGAGACAGCGGGAGGGGTCAGGGACAGTGATGACAATGAAGTGGGGACAGAAGGAGGGAAACAGAAAGGAGATAAGAGCGAGAGGatagggggagggaagagggaggacacAAAACAAACAGATCCGCAGAAGCAGCAGCCTCAGGGGTGACGACCGAGGCCAAACCAGCGaggcctccctccccagctctctctgCAAGTCTGACCTCTCTGCACTCCCAGGGAGCCCCTGGGCTCATGGTTAGGGTGGGATTTGGAGAGCCTGTCCCCTCCTGGGGGCACCCCAGACTCCAGCCTCTCTGCTGGTGGCACCCTAACCATCCTTTCCAGCCACTGCCCAGAGGCTCCCTGGTTCCTGGCCAGTCTTCCAGGAACATACTTCAGGATGTGTGTGGGGACCCAGCCTCTCCCCTGACCCCCAGTCCTGGCCACAGGGTCATCCCATCCCCCCCGGATTCCTCTCTGACTCACTCCCATGTCCTCTTCCCCTTTctgagaacaaagttggagggaaGACTGGAGGGATGGGAGCAGAGGCTGCCTAGTCCCCAGGCATCCAGCCTCCTCCCTCAGTATCCCTTCCCTGCTCAGGCAGGGAGAGGCTCCCTGGCACCAGCAGAGGAAACAGCTTTCCCTCGGATGGCATAGAAAGCCAGGCAGGCGTGTGCTGGTGTGTCCCCAACGTGTGGGCCTAGCTCTGGAGCCAGCTCTACCGTTCTGGGCGAGGACTGGCTTCCTTGCCCACCAGGACCAGCACTCAGACTTGCCCAGACTTGCCAGCAgaagggtgggggcagagggggccCGGGCGGTCTGTGGGAGGTGGTCCTAGCTCAGGCTCAGGCAGCAGGCCTTGTCCATGGGCTCCTCCAGAGTAAGGGTCTAGAATGAACGTGGCGGCACAGGGCATATCAGGAGAGAACCCCCCAGGCCTCACTGTGGGAGGGAGCAGCCCCATTCTGAGAAGCCTCCCCACAAACACAACCAGGGAGATAAAACCCAGCCCTGTAGCTTGGGAGATAAGACAGCCAGCAGTCTCGGCAGGGAGCTGAGGGGGTGGGTCAACTCACAGGTGCAGCCAGTGCTCCAGGCCCCAGCCTGAGACCACAGCCCTGGGGACCCCAAGAAAGGACCGCGATGGGCCTTTCTACCCCCCCCTCCAATAATTCCTCTCAACCCCTCCCTGGGTAAACTCCAGCCTCTCCAAGGCCTTCCTCAGCCCCACAGCCCACATCTGGGCCATAGGacaaggaggggaggggcagaccCACATAGCTCCAGATGGAGGCGCTCTtccttttcacaaatatttaccgAAGACCTCTGCATGccagccaggcactgttctaggcacttgggaCAGTGGTGAATGACAGTTTATACATTTTCCAGAAGGATGGGGACGAGAGGGCTCTACACTGGGGTGTGGGCAGAGGAAGTGAGGGGAATCCCCAGCTTCTCACCTCACCCTAACCTGTGCTCCATCCTCACCCTCCACAGGCAAGATTCCTGGCAGTAAAGAGCACGTGCAGCTTCAACGCGCAGGCgggagatggggggggggggtgcggagAATAGAGTATCTCCCCTTCCTCAGTAAAATCTCTCTAGGCTCAGAGGAGTATTTCTTTCTGCTACACCCCTGCTCTCTGTTCTCAACTGTCCTCACCCCAGTCCTGGGCACAATTCAACTCCAGGGGCAGCCCGCTGCCCCTGCCCACATCCTGACGTTCAGCCCACCAGCccaggtattttgtttttgtctgcctTTGCCCGGCAGCAATTGGGGATTTGAGACCAGCTCAGAGCATCTGGTGCTCCTCAGCCATGCCTTGGCCTGCCGAGATGAGGCCTTGACAGCAGCCACCAAACTGAGCAcctccccaaccccaggcccCAAACACCTCTCATGACCCCAGCTTCCAGAGACACCCGTGTGGTGGCATCAAATTCACCACCTCCTTGGATCCCACATGGGGCCACCACCTGCAGATACCTTCTCCTGCCCTCGGCTGCCCTTGCAACCACCACAAGCTAGTACAAGACTGTCTCCACGAGAACAGACGAAGACAGCTGAAGTTCACAGAGGTTGAGTCATTTGCCAAAGGTAACAGAGCTAGTGAATGGgtgagctggaattcaaactcaATGTGCAGCTTACCCTAGGCTCCTtcctgggtggggaggaaggtataAAGGCTGTTTCCCAGCCAGCCTCTTATACTGGGAGACAGGGTAACTCTACTCCAAGTAAGGGATTAAAAATAAGGTAGGGGTCGAGGTCACCTCCAGCCTGAACTAAGTGTCAGCTGTAAGGCACTCCCCCACCCCATTACACACACATCCTGGCCAGGAGAGCTTACACTGGCAGGAGGACAAGGCAGGAAGGTCTGGAGGTGATTGAGAGGAATGGGCAAAGGGACGGCCCCAagaggggtgaggggcaggggtgggaccaGCCCTCCTCCACCACAGCTCTCCCCTGGGAAGAAAATCTGGGGTatgtctttgttctttctctgagtGAAGCAAGGGTCCTCTCTCCGGGAATAAATGAGGACGCGCCCAGGAAGGGAGGCCAGGTACACGAGTTCGGCCAATAGAAGGCGGTGGTTAAAGAGACAGCTCCTCCACTCCCATTCCCTGCACCCAACGCAGTTAACGGCGCGGCCCCTCCCCAGTACCAACGACAAGAATTGATCGAGATTAACCTTCAACTCGCCCGCCCCTTGCAGAGGTCAGCTCCGCGACAACCGGTTTCAGGCCCGGGAGCCAAGTCGTCCACGCCCGCTCGGGTCCGGGTCCCCGCAAGGTGCCCCTGCGCCCGTGCCTCGGCGCGCCacgtgctgcgcggctccgcacGCTCAGCGCGGGGGCGCGGTGGGGCTCAGGTGGGGCCCACCCCGCGTCCCCTCCCCCGGCCGCTCAGCTGCCAGGCCCGGCCTCCCTGCTCTCGTGGCAGGCGGCAAGCGGCGCCTTCCACCCCGGCGACCCCCGGCCCCCGGTTCCCCGGCCCCCAGTCCCCGGGTAGCACCTGCTGGGAAGGAGTCCTCCCGCGTGGGGTTTGCGCGCTTTCCCTGCCAGTTCCCGCGCCCGCCAAAGCACATTCAAACCCGCCCTCCGttcgccccgccccggcccgcgCCCGCTCTCCGGCGTCCGCCGaggcccagcccccgcccccgccccccgcacgcCGGCTGCCGGCTCAGAGGGACCCCCGACCCGAGACCCTCCGCCGCCTGGCCTACACCTTGCACTATTTCTGTAGATAGGACCTCTGGGGGGCGCTGCCACGCCAAACCCTGCCCCATCACGGAGCACGTGGGGCTGGAGGGTATAGCAGCACACTGGGTACCCCCGGTCTCCGCGCTGGGGTTACACAAACTCCTACACAGCTGTCTCGAGACTCTCCCAGCGACAAACCCGCTCAGACAGATCCGGTCGGCCCCCGCGTCGCCCCTACACCATCTCAGACGTTCTGTTATGGCTCCCCAAGCCCCCTCCCACACCATCTCTTTCACACTGCACCGTTTTCCTTTCCAGCGCCCCCTTCCCTTTTCAGTGCCACTTTCTTCGAGTCagactttcctttcctctccccagacCCCACGCCGGGGATCCCTCCGACGGAATCAGCATGATGTGTGACCTGGGTTTTCCCACACAGATCCGCTCACCGACAACTTTGACTTAGCGATGTGTGTGGCGTGGTGGGGGGAGCCACAGCCCTGTAGCCCTCTCATGATTCACCCTTTCTAAATCCAGAACATTGGAAAAGCTGAGGCACAGCTGGCAACGGGAAGAGAAAAAGCCCGTAACAGCTTTATAGCCTGAGTGAATCCTATGGTCCTGATACTCAGAGGTGGAAGCCTTGCGGAGCCCCATGTCCTCCCTGGCtgaggaggaagggggtgggcaTGCTGAGGAATGATCAGTCCTTCTTGTACCTccaagggagggggaaggattcTCTCCTTTTTCGTTGGTCAGTAAATCTAGGGGATGGGGGGATCACTGCCCCTACAGCAGCCCTCACTATAGGAGAACAATCCAAAGGCTAGAGAGATGCTGAGGACAGAAAATCCAATTCACCCCCCACACCCTTGCCCCAGTTACCCAAGAGGCCTGTACCCTGGAGAAGCCATAGGCACTAATTAACAATTAGCAGTACTAACATCGTAGGGATAAGGCAGAGTCACGCCTTCTCTGCAGAGAACAGACTGGGCTCTGACGGGAAGGGTAGTTTTTCTACTTAGGATTGATCCGTGGATGCACCCCAAGATACTCAGAAGGGCTGTTCCCAGCCTACTGGCTCAGGGACCCACAGAGACATGACATACCAACATCTCCTGGTCTTAACCAAACAGAGGGCAGGAAGAGGGGTATGAGTGGTATTTTTCTAGGCACTGCCCCATGCCTTGAGGGCAGCTTCATGTCTGGgtctccctccccccattcctACCCTGTGTTTGTccagcctctctcttcctctcctggcCCTCTTCTCCCCTTTTGCTCGgcccctgtctctctccccatcctcacTTCCCGTCTCTAAGTTTGTGGAGGTGGCAGGCCTTCGTGGTCAAATGGATCCCCCAGGCTGGTGGCCATTGGCTGCAGCTGTGTGCAAAGGGGGCTGGAAGTGGAAAGAAACTGGAGGGAAGTGGTGAGGGTCACAGGCCAGACAGCGGAAGGCTggtttccctccccacccccgctgaAGCTCAGCCTGCTCGCTAGATGGCAACAGCCAGGGCTGTTATTGCTGGACAGAAGCCTGTCTGGCACTCTCCCTGCCTGGGCCCCCAGCCAGCACCCACACCCCGCCAGAGCCACCTCCCTACGCAGAGATGGTTGCTGGGTGCCAGGGCCCTCTGCTGGACAGCCCCGACTCACAGTGGCCTGTGCCCTCCAGGCCCAGCCAGTCCTTGTCACCCTCTGCCCAATCTTTTGGCTCCCTCAGGTCCCGGGTACAGGGGTAGGGTGTGAAGGGCTGATCcagctgcaccccacccccactggatCCCCCACCTATTTGAGCCTGTGGCTTGCCCtgattccctcctcccccttccaggCCCCAAGCCTTCCTCATCACCTCACACAACCAGTCCTatccttccccagccctgcctccatcTGTGTTTGCTGGAAGTGGATTTGCTTGGCTCCGCAGTTTGTCACCAACTCGTCTCGTGACTGTTATGTTCTTAGTCCTGTTTGCGACTCTATCTCTGTGGCCCTCTGGCAGGCTGGGACTAGGGAGAGGCCAGAGAGGCAACTTGCCTGAGTTGCAATATTTAAGGGGGCGCCCAAGTATTCCAGAATCCAGATAAATAACGTTTAaaggcaatatttttttaaatcaaagttaatacaaaaaaaaaaagagaaaaaaatccatgatgaacaaaacatCAACTAAACTAAAGCCAGAATCCGGCCCTCTCAGGGTCGGACACCCTCAAGTCCCTCACCTTTCTTGTGGGTGTGTACGGGGATCAGGGTTCA from Delphinus delphis chromosome 10, mDelDel1.2, whole genome shotgun sequence carries:
- the SLC29A1 gene encoding equilibrative nucleoside transporter 1 isoform X2, with translation MTTSHQPQDRYKAVWLIFFMLGLGTLLPWNFFMTATAYFTNRLDMSQNASLVPAEPSEDVQASAGPSAPLPERSYLSAIFNNVMTLCAMLPLLLFTCLNSFLHQRIPQAVRILGSLVAILLVFLITAILVKVPMDALPFFVVTMMKIMLINSFGAILQGSLFGLAGLLPASYTAPIMSGQGLAGFFASVAMICAIASGSELSESAFGYFITACGVIILTIACYLGLPRLEFYRYYQQLKLEGPGEQETKLDLISKGDKSKAGQEEAGVSAPNSQPADGSHSVCAILKNILVPALSVCFVFTITIGMFPAVAAEVKSSIAGTSAWRDYFIPVSCFLTFNIFDWLGRSLTAFTMWPGKDSRWLPILVLARLAFVPLLLLCNVHPRHNLAVVFEHDAWFIFFMAAFAFSNGYLASLCMCFGPKKVKPAEAETAGAIMAFFLSLGLALGAVFSFLFRAIV
- the SLC29A1 gene encoding equilibrative nucleoside transporter 1 isoform X1; protein product: MCFGGRGNWQGKRANPTREDSFPAASTEGGGYQPGITKNTVTMTTSHQPQDRYKAVWLIFFMLGLGTLLPWNFFMTATAYFTNRLDMSQNASLVPAEPSEDVQASAGPSAPLPERSYLSAIFNNVMTLCAMLPLLLFTCLNSFLHQRIPQAVRILGSLVAILLVFLITAILVKVPMDALPFFVVTMMKIMLINSFGAILQGSLFGLAGLLPASYTAPIMSGQGLAGFFASVAMICAIASGSELSESAFGYFITACGVIILTIACYLGLPRLEFYRYYQQLKLEGPGEQETKLDLISKGDKSKAGQEEAGVSAPNSQPADGSHSVCAILKNILVPALSVCFVFTITIGMFPAVAAEVKSSIAGTSAWRDYFIPVSCFLTFNIFDWLGRSLTAFTMWPGKDSRWLPILVLARLAFVPLLLLCNVHPRHNLAVVFEHDAWFIFFMAAFAFSNGYLASLCMCFGPKKVKPAEAETAGAIMAFFLSLGLALGAVFSFLFRAIV